Below is a genomic region from Ictalurus punctatus breed USDA103 chromosome 12, Coco_2.0, whole genome shotgun sequence.
CAAACCTTCTGTCCTTTATACACATCATCAAAAAAAGGGTTCACAttcttataaacacacacacacatccttaaATGAGAACATTTTAATGTGGTTGGATTCACTATTTCCATTTTGAAATAGCTCTGTATTTAGTCTTGTATTCCTTCataacctctgtgtgtgtgtgtgtgtgtgtgtgtgtgtgtgtgtgtgcagtacgGTGTTGTTGCTGAACCCGGCTGATGTCCCCCAGACGTTTCTGTCTGTCGTTCAGCAGCTCAGCGCCGTTGATGTGTCGCAAAGAGAGATCAGCATGAATCTGATTAAACACGCCTTTCAGTGTAGCCTGGGCACAagatatgacacacacactgtacagtgTGCactgcaggtacacacacccacccacacacacactctctctctctctctcacacacacaaacacattcacacattcacattgtttatattaatgatgaATTGTGGGTTTTAACagattctctgtgtgtgtgtgtgtgtgtgtgtgtgtgtgtgtgtttccagtcTCTCAGTAATGATGTACTGTCTGACACACTGTCGTGTGTATCAGCGGTCTTGGAGACAGCGGCAGCCATGACGGACACCAGCGCCGCTCGAGCACACGTACTGAAAGGTCTAGAGGAAGTGCGGGAAAAACTCAGTATCCCAGCATGCAACTGTGCCACATCAGACGGTAAAGAGCCTTATACGTGATTAGAGCTATAAACACCCtctctgttttttctctctctctctgttttttccataaatgctatataaacatctccttacaggtCAACACTGTACACATCCCTGTGTATgcgctgttgctatagaaacgataacgagCATTAATGTAatcctgcactactgtcagagctgctgttctagagaattaatcaacaccttctgaccaatcacaatccagaatttaacagatgtgtgtgtgtgtgtgtacagggatGCTGCAGATTCTGAAGTTACCTACACCTAAGTGCTACAGGATTGACTGGGACACTGACAATTTTGGTGAGTgaatcttctttcttttttttacacagttagtgttttatttgtgaaaGGATGTGATTCTGCGTTTTGTTGTTGGAACTCTGGAGTGCCGTGTGATCCCCGtgttaatgtttgtgtttcttgacAGACGTCCTGAGTGAGTTTTTGGAGAACGAGCCTGAACTCTCCTCGCTCTTCTCTGAAGGACACGCAGAGGAGGATGAGTTTGACGAAGAGGacgcagaagaagaagaggaagaagacgaggaggtggagatggagCGGTATGAGATGGAAGGCTGCCTGGACCCACGGGCGTCCATGTTCTCCACTACGTCTTCTCTGTCCACTGCATCTAAGGACTCCATGTTCTCCACGTCATCCGACTTCTCTCCGGTCTCCACCCTGTCATCGTCTTCTCAGGCTTCGGGCACAGACAGTGACTTCTGCGAGGACATCGAGGAGGAACCGCACGTGCTAATGCCGACAGGCAAAAGTAAAAGTAGCTCCGGACTTTCCAAGCGTCTCTCACGGCTGTTTAAACCGCGTGGACATCCTCTCTGCCGTGCTAAGAGTCTGGGGAACACAGACAGTAAAGAAAAGAAGGACTTTCTGCCGGCTGCTCGCTCCAAACGCTCCAACTCGATGCCACAGCAGGTGCTGGCACTCACTGTGGAGCCGGCACAGAGCGAGAGCGTGGCCGTGAAGCCGGTGTGCTACAGGAAGCGTCCCATCCTCAGCAGCGATGAAGATGAGGCCACGGGCATGGTGCTGATCAGGGTGATGGTGTTCGGGGCCGATTATGTGGCGGGGAAATTGGCGCGGGCGTATAACAGCCTGAGGAATAAAGAAAAACTTTCACCACGACTCACTAAACACTGCAGGATGAAGTTCTTCTTTGTTCCTGTGAAGAGAGATCCGATAGCAAACGGGGGAGGGAGTCAGATCAGCGCAAGTCCACTCAAAATTGCACAGGTGAGATCAGACCTGGAgactatctgtctctgtctgatTGTCTGTGTTGTTCTAGgccactgtctgtctgtctttttgtctgtttcttttgttgtttgatcaTATGGATGTGACCTCTAGATGTTCTACAGctctcggccaatcagaacactCCGTACAGGACTGGTGATggtgtatttgagtgtgtgtgttggtgatgttggtgatggtgtATTTGAGTGTGCGTGTTTGTGATAATGGTGTTTGATGtagtatttgagtgtgtgtattggtgatggtgtttgatggtgatgatggtgtttgatggtgtatgttggtgatggtgtttgatggtgtatgttggtgatggtgtttgatggtgatgatggtgtttgatggtgtatgttggtgatggtgtttgatgtggtatttgagtgtgtgtgttagggatggtgatgatgtttgatagtgtatttgagtgtgtgtgtgtgttggtgatggtgtatttgagtgtgtgtgtgtgtgtgtgtgttggtgatggtgtatttgagtgtgtgtgtgtgtgtgtgtgtgtgtgtgtgtgtgtgtgtgtgtgtgttggtgatgatgatgatatttgatggtgtatttgagtgtgtgtgtgtgtgtgtgtgtgtgtgtgtgttggtggtgtatttgagtgtgtgtgtgtgtgtgtgttggtgatgatgatgatgatgatgatgtttgatggtgtatttgtgtgtgtgtgtgtgtgtgtgtgttggtgatggtggtgtatttgagtgtgtgtgtgtgtgtgtgtgttggtgatggtgtatttgagtgtgtgtgtgtgtgtgttggtgatggtgtatttgagtgtgtgtgtgtgtgtgtgtgttggtgatggtgtatttgagtgtgtgtgtgttggtgatgatgatgatatttgatggtgtatttgagtgtgtgtgtgtgtgtgtgtgtgtgtgtgtgtgttggtgatgatgatgatatttgatggtgtatttgagtgtgtgtgtgtgtgtgtgtgtgtgtgtgtgtgtgtgtgtgtgtgtgtgtgtgtgtgtgtgtgtgtgttggtgatgatgatgatatttgatggtgtatttgagtgtgtgtgtgtgtgtgtgtgtgtgtgtgtgtgtgtgtgtgtgttggtgatgatgatgatatttgaTGGTGTatttgagtgagtgtgtgtgtgtgtgtgtgtgtgtgtgtgtgtgttggtgatgatgatgatatttgatggtgtatttgagtgtgtgtgtgtgtgtgtgtgtgtgtgttggtgatgatgatgatatttgatggtgtatttgagtgtgtgtgtgtgtgtgtgtgtgtgtgtgtgtgtgtgtgtgttggtgatgatgatgatatttgatggtgtatttgagtgtgtgtgtgtgtgtgtgtgtgtgtgtgtgtgtgtgtgtgttggtgatgatgatgatatttgatggtgtatttgagtgtgtatgttggtgatgatggtgttgtTGGTATTTAGGAGGTGAACACTGATGTTCATGAGTACAGCACCAACAACATCGCTCAGCTTCTCGGCATGCTGGACCCCTGGTACGAGAGAAATGCACTCTGTCTGCTTGACCTGCCGCTGCACGTGGTGTGTCAGGTGAGAAACAAACATATCCTAAATAGTTAAGCTTGATAAACATTTAAGCACTTTTTTGTCCCATGTGCTAAAAACacctttgtgtatgtgtgtgtgtgtgtgtgtgtgtgtgtgtgtgtgtgtattgaccCCACAGCAGACATCCAAGTCAGATTCAGAGTCTGTGGAGAACTCAGTGGAGGAGTGTTTACCCATCATGGCCGACCTCCTGCTGTATTACTGCAGAAACGCAGCTCGACCTGCACTGATCCAACTGTACCAggctgaggtacacacacacacacacacacacacgaacattTCAGTTCTGCTGCTTTTCTACATCATGAAaggtaataaagtgtgtgtgtgtgtgtgtgtgtgtgtgtgtgtgtgtgtagctgacaCTGGCCGGCGGAGAGACAAGAACTGAAGTGTTCATCCACTCACTAGAGCTCGGACACACGGCAGCCACCAGAGCCATCAAAGCCATGGGTAAGCGTCAGTCATCATGGCAaccatttttaatcacaacatcAACCTCAATTAACCAGTAAATCGCCATGTTGTTAGATTAACATCATAAACactaacaaaataataacatgtAAAATCGTGTGTGTAGGTGCTGCGAGTAAGAGGTTTGGTATTGATGGAGATCGGGAGGCAGTTCCACTTTCACTCGAGGTCGTTTATAATCAGGTACGAGCTTCACTTCACACCTCACCACACTTCAACACTCTCTTTACCTGTGATCTGTCtaatctctctatctgtctctctctctctctgtctgtctgtctgtctgtctctctcctaaGGTGGTCATCAGTGGGCGGAGTCAGCAGACAAGGGTGGAGAAAGTGTGCACTTCGATTAACCTGACTAAAGTGTGCAGGAATCAGGAGGAACTCAGTGAGTGTGTCCtctgtcccacacacacacacatccccacacccacacacacatccccacacccacacacacccacacacacagacacacagacagtctGGACCCTTTATTGTTCATCATTTATTAATACTGGCCTCTCCTTTAACCTGGGGCTTTATGAGCTGCTAGTCATGTGATCAGTGATTTAGCTAAACAGAACTTTGGCAGGTGATTAAAAGTGTTACAGAACGCCTGGACTGCAAATGAGGAGCATGAATGTTAGtacttaaaaaatgaaaatgatgtgTGACTATAGTTAAAACAGATCAAGCTGATGCACTTAAAAAtctttcatacatttttatatccAGATCCTAAAATAGACTTCCTGCAGCTGACCATGACAGAGGTTTTAAAGAGGCAGAACTCCAAATCGAAGAGAAGCTACAACCAGGTAAATAAAAGGATGATTTAAAGGTGTAACTGTGAGAAAGTCGTGATGAAGAATTAGGACAAAAGCGTTTCTCTTGAACACAAATCTATGGAGATAGAAATCTGATGTGCAGGAAGGAAGCGAGGTTTAGAGACAGTGCAAAACACAGCACACGACCAAACACAAGCACGGTGAGCGTGCCACATACtgcgtaaacacacacacgccacaccGACAGCCAGCGGCACACCAGTGTTTTTCACTGCAGCTTTTCACACCTTggtggtttttgttttggtgtcaGTGAGCCACAAAACTCTGTCTCTGCTTTCAGTTTGAGTCTGCAGCTCTGCTTccagataaaaaagaaaaaattgctGTGATTCACTtcaatttatttgaatttcaaaTGATCCAACAGCAACTTTACACCACAGGATGaaagaatattaaaataatatcatgaaaatgaaaacatcttTACAATATTCAAGTTCATTTCAACACTAATTGATGCATCACGTAATTTATTGAAATGTATTGATTAATAATCCACTAGGCTTGATTTCCCATAAAGAAATATGCTCATGAATTCCactgcactgaaaaaaaaaacggttatttttgtataaattaGACGTCTGAACTTAATGTCTGATCGTTTTGTAAATTAGCAAACACTTATTTATTGACGTCAGATCGGATGATGTTTTAATGAGAAATTCTAAAGcagaaaaattacatttaaaatgaatgatctgtcaaatatatattacactgaGGTGTTAACTCAATGTGATGGAATAAAATCAAATACTGTGAAAACAGATAAATGTCCTGTAAACAGTTAGCTTTTTTATCTTCTGATAAACAGGAAAGGGGTTTTTTGCCAGTTACACCCACGCTGAGGGGTTCGATGTCGTAAATACACTGTTTT
It encodes:
- the pik3r5 gene encoding phosphoinositide 3-kinase regulatory subunit 5 isoform X2, which translates into the protein MRYAPAWILLLVCLMCSKHAGSVKMQYTSCTEDRIQHALDRCIDGLRSSEFLSQSWNTGWCMNRWSLEELLKRDPENFLILLQQIVKRARQVQEECEYELVAPLTIMFESTLLQTPYCPMECDLLVEAREVFHGFLTWPEPYSSVCRSVLTTIQQELRAPGISYHRLVKEEQGITAEHQRGKTITVLLLNPADVPQTFLSVVQQLSAVDVSQREISMNLIKHAFQCSLGTRYDTHTVQCALQSLSNDVLSDTLSCVSAVLETAAAMTDTSAARAHVLKGLEEVREKLSIPACNCATSDGMLQILKLPTPKCYRIDWDTDNFDVLSEFLENEPELSSLFSEGHAEEDEFDEEDAEEEEEEDEEVEMERYEMEGCLDPRASMFSTTSSLSTASKDSMFSTSSDFSPVSTLSSSSQASGTDSDFCEDIEEEPHVLMPTGKSKSSSGLSKRLSRLFKPRGHPLCRAKSLGNTDSKEKKDFLPAARSKRSNSMPQQVLALTVEPAQSESVAVKPVCYRKRPILSSDEDEATGMVLIRVMVFGADYVAGKLARAYNSLRNKEKLSPRLTKHCRMKFFFVPVKRDPIANGGGSQISASPLKIAQEVNTDVHEYSTNNIAQLLGMLDPWYERNALCLLDLPLHVVCQQTSKSDSESVENSVEECLPIMADLLLYYCRNAARPALIQLYQAELTLAGGETRTEVFIHSLELGHTAATRAIKAMGAASKRFGIDGDREAVPLSLEVVYNQVVISGRSQQTRVEKVCTSINLTKVCRNQEELNPKIDFLQLTMTEVLKRQNSKSKRSYNQLSVTQVKVDRFRVCGSGNTTFAVCLDQDEKKILQSITRCEVSVCYKPGGCSDWLKVRALSSQTEQTFCSLLCLPIFTFSGPQP
- the pik3r5 gene encoding phosphoinositide 3-kinase regulatory subunit 5 isoform X4 is translated as MRYAPAWILLLVCLMCSKHAGSVKMQYTSCTEDRIQHALDRCIDGLRSSEFLSQSWNTGWCMNRWSLEELLKRDPENFLILLQQIVKRARQVQEECEYELVAPLTIMFESTLLQTPYCPMECDLLVEAREVFHGFLTWPEPYSSVCRSVLTTIQQELRAPGISYHRLVKEEQGITAEHQRGKTITVLLLNPADVPQTFLSVVQQLSAVDVSQREISMNLIKHAFQCSLGTRYDTHTVQCALQSLSNDVLSDTLSCVSAVLETAAAMTDTSAARAHVLKGLEEVREKLSIPACNCATSDGMLQILKLPTPKCYRIDWDTDNFDVLSEFLENEPELSSLFSEGHAEEDEFDEEDAEEEEEEDEEVEMERYEMEGCLDPRASMFSTTSSLSTASKDSMFSTSSDFSPVSTLSSSSQASGTDSDFCEDIEEEPHVLMPTGKSKSSSGLSKRLSRLFKPRGHPLCRAKSLGNTDSKEKKDFLPAARSKRSNSMPQQVLALTVEPAQSESVAVKPVCYRKRPILSSDEDEATGMVLIRVMVFGADYVAGKLARAYNSLRNKEKLSPRLTKHCRMKFFFVPVKRDPIANGGGSQISASPLKIAQEVNTDVHEYSTNNIAQLLGMLDPWYERNALCLLDLPLHVVCQTSKSDSESVENSVEECLPIMADLLLYYCRNAARPALIQLYQAELTLAGGETRTEVFIHSLELGHTAATRAIKAMGAASKRFGIDGDREAVPLSLEVVYNQVVISGRSQQTRVEKVCTSINLTKVCRNQEELNPKIDFLQLTMTEVLKRQNSKSKRSYNQLSVTQVKVDRFRVCGSGNTTFAVCLDQDEKKILQSITRCEVSVCYKPGGCSDWLKVRALSSQTEQTFCSLLCLPIFTFSGPQP
- the pik3r5 gene encoding phosphoinositide 3-kinase regulatory subunit 5 isoform X3 — protein: MRYAPAWILLLVCLMCSKHAGSVKMQYTSCTEDRIQHALDRCIDGLRSSEFLSQSWNTGWCMNRWSLEELLKRDPENFLILLQQIVKRARQVQEECEYELVAPLTIMFESTLLQTPYCPMECDLLVEAREVFHGFLTWPEPYSSVCRSVLTTIQQELRAPGISYHRLVKEEQGITAEHQRGKTITVLLLNPADVPQTFLSVVQQLSAVDVSQREISMNLIKHAFQCSLGTRYDTHTVQCALQSLSNDVLSDTLSCVSAVLETAAAMTDTSAARAHVLKGLEEVREKLSIPACNCATSDGMLQILKLPTPKCYRIDWDTDNFDVLSEFLENEPELSSLFSEGHAEEDEFDEEDAEEEEEEDEEVEMERYEMEGCLDPRASMFSTTSSLSTASKDSMFSTSSDFSPVSTLSSSSQASGTDSDFCEDIEEEPHVLMPTGKSKSSSGLSKRLSRLFKPRGHPLCRAKSLGNTDSKEKKDFLPAARSKRSNSMPQQVLALTVEPAQSESVAVKPVCYRKRPILSSDEDEATGMVLIRVMVFGADYVAGKLARAYNSLRNKEKLSPRLTKHCRMKFFFVPVKRDPIANGGGSQISASPLKIAQEVNTDVHEYSTNNIAQLLGMLDPWYERNALCLLDLPLHVVCQTSKSDSESVENSVEECLPIMADLLLYYCRNAARPALIQLYQAELTLAGGETRTEVFIHSLELGHTAATRAIKAMGAASKRFGIDGDREAVPLSLEVVYNQVVISGRSQQTRVEKVCTSINLTKVCRNQEELNPKIDFLQLTMTEVLKRQNSKSKRSYNQQLSVTQVKVDRFRVCGSGNTTFAVCLDQDEKKILQSITRCEVSVCYKPGGCSDWLKVRALSSQTEQTFCSLLCLPIFTFSGPQP
- the pik3r5 gene encoding phosphoinositide 3-kinase regulatory subunit 5 isoform X5, with amino-acid sequence MQYTSCTEDRIQHALDRCIDGLRSSEFLSQSWNTGWCMNRWSLEELLKRDPENFLILLQQIVKRARQVQEECEYELVAPLTIMFESTLLQTPYCPMECDLLVEAREVFHGFLTWPEPYSSVCRSVLTTIQQELRAPGISYHRLVKEEQGITAEHQRGKTITVLLLNPADVPQTFLSVVQQLSAVDVSQREISMNLIKHAFQCSLGTRYDTHTVQCALQSLSNDVLSDTLSCVSAVLETAAAMTDTSAARAHVLKGLEEVREKLSIPACNCATSDGMLQILKLPTPKCYRIDWDTDNFDVLSEFLENEPELSSLFSEGHAEEDEFDEEDAEEEEEEDEEVEMERYEMEGCLDPRASMFSTTSSLSTASKDSMFSTSSDFSPVSTLSSSSQASGTDSDFCEDIEEEPHVLMPTGKSKSSSGLSKRLSRLFKPRGHPLCRAKSLGNTDSKEKKDFLPAARSKRSNSMPQQVLALTVEPAQSESVAVKPVCYRKRPILSSDEDEATGMVLIRVMVFGADYVAGKLARAYNSLRNKEKLSPRLTKHCRMKFFFVPVKRDPIANGGGSQISASPLKIAQEVNTDVHEYSTNNIAQLLGMLDPWYERNALCLLDLPLHVVCQQTSKSDSESVENSVEECLPIMADLLLYYCRNAARPALIQLYQAELTLAGGETRTEVFIHSLELGHTAATRAIKAMGAASKRFGIDGDREAVPLSLEVVYNQVVISGRSQQTRVEKVCTSINLTKVCRNQEELNPKIDFLQLTMTEVLKRQNSKSKRSYNQQLSVTQVKVDRFRVCGSGNTTFAVCLDQDEKKILQSITRCEVSVCYKPGGCSDWLKVRALSSQTEQTFCSLLCLPIFTFSGPQP
- the pik3r5 gene encoding phosphoinositide 3-kinase regulatory subunit 5 isoform X1, whose protein sequence is MRYAPAWILLLVCLMCSKHAGSVKMQYTSCTEDRIQHALDRCIDGLRSSEFLSQSWNTGWCMNRWSLEELLKRDPENFLILLQQIVKRARQVQEECEYELVAPLTIMFESTLLQTPYCPMECDLLVEAREVFHGFLTWPEPYSSVCRSVLTTIQQELRAPGISYHRLVKEEQGITAEHQRGKTITVLLLNPADVPQTFLSVVQQLSAVDVSQREISMNLIKHAFQCSLGTRYDTHTVQCALQSLSNDVLSDTLSCVSAVLETAAAMTDTSAARAHVLKGLEEVREKLSIPACNCATSDGMLQILKLPTPKCYRIDWDTDNFDVLSEFLENEPELSSLFSEGHAEEDEFDEEDAEEEEEEDEEVEMERYEMEGCLDPRASMFSTTSSLSTASKDSMFSTSSDFSPVSTLSSSSQASGTDSDFCEDIEEEPHVLMPTGKSKSSSGLSKRLSRLFKPRGHPLCRAKSLGNTDSKEKKDFLPAARSKRSNSMPQQVLALTVEPAQSESVAVKPVCYRKRPILSSDEDEATGMVLIRVMVFGADYVAGKLARAYNSLRNKEKLSPRLTKHCRMKFFFVPVKRDPIANGGGSQISASPLKIAQEVNTDVHEYSTNNIAQLLGMLDPWYERNALCLLDLPLHVVCQQTSKSDSESVENSVEECLPIMADLLLYYCRNAARPALIQLYQAELTLAGGETRTEVFIHSLELGHTAATRAIKAMGAASKRFGIDGDREAVPLSLEVVYNQVVISGRSQQTRVEKVCTSINLTKVCRNQEELNPKIDFLQLTMTEVLKRQNSKSKRSYNQQLSVTQVKVDRFRVCGSGNTTFAVCLDQDEKKILQSITRCEVSVCYKPGGCSDWLKVRALSSQTEQTFCSLLCLPIFTFSGPQP